A portion of the Tenacibaculum todarodis genome contains these proteins:
- a CDS encoding NADPH-dependent 2,4-dienoyl-CoA reductase has product MKYKHIFEPLDLGFTTLKNRILMGSMHTGLEEEKNGLERIAAYYAERAKGGVGLIVTGGIAPNVQGWTGPFSARMSTKKHARHHKTITEAVHKEGGKICMQILHAGRYGYHPLSVAPSKIKSPITPFKPFALKQSGIKRTIRDFVNSAKLSKEAGYDGVEIMGSEGYLINQFIAKRTNKRTDNYGGSYENRMRLPIQLVKQTREAVGENFIIIYRLSMLDLVENGSSWEEVVQLGKEIEKAGATIINTGIGWHEARIPTIATSVPRAAFTWVTKKMKEELSIPLVTSNRINMPETAEEILAEGHADMISMARPFLADPEWVNKAAAEKDDEINTCIGCNQACLDHVFEQKVASCLVNPRACHETELNYNPTDKKKKIAVVGAGPAGLAASTVAAQRGHEVTLFDGDAAIGGQFNIAKQIPGKEEFYETIRYFGKQLKLHNVTVKLNTRVNAEDLAKGNFDEVIVATGITPRTPRIEGVEHKKVLNYIDVLKHKKPVGKRVAVIGAGGIGFDVSEYLAHEGESTSLNIDAWLKEWGIDKTLEARSGIEGIKAEAHPSPREIFMFKRSKGKFGGNLGKTTGWIHRSTLKKKKVQFINEVQYTKIDDEGLHYVQNEEQKVLAVDNVVICAGQLPFKELVEPLQAKGITTHVIGGADIAAELDAKRAINQGSRLAAEI; this is encoded by the coding sequence ATGAAATATAAACACATATTTGAACCCTTAGATTTAGGTTTTACAACTTTAAAAAATAGAATCCTAATGGGTTCTATGCACACAGGTTTAGAGGAAGAAAAAAATGGATTAGAACGTATTGCAGCTTATTATGCAGAACGTGCTAAAGGTGGTGTTGGTTTAATTGTTACTGGAGGTATTGCACCGAATGTACAAGGTTGGACTGGGCCATTTTCTGCAAGAATGAGTACAAAGAAGCACGCTCGCCATCATAAAACAATTACCGAAGCTGTACATAAAGAAGGTGGTAAAATTTGTATGCAAATTTTACATGCTGGACGTTACGGTTACCATCCTTTATCTGTTGCACCTTCAAAAATAAAGTCTCCAATAACTCCGTTTAAGCCTTTTGCTTTAAAACAATCGGGTATAAAACGTACCATTAGAGATTTTGTAAATTCTGCAAAACTATCTAAAGAAGCAGGTTATGATGGAGTTGAAATTATGGGTTCAGAAGGTTATTTAATCAATCAGTTTATAGCAAAAAGAACAAATAAAAGAACCGATAATTACGGAGGTTCTTATGAAAATAGAATGCGTTTACCAATTCAACTTGTAAAACAAACAAGAGAAGCTGTTGGAGAAAACTTTATCATTATTTACCGTTTATCAATGTTAGATTTGGTAGAAAATGGTTCTTCTTGGGAAGAAGTAGTTCAATTAGGTAAAGAAATTGAAAAAGCGGGAGCAACAATTATAAATACAGGTATTGGTTGGCATGAAGCAAGAATTCCAACCATTGCAACATCGGTTCCAAGAGCCGCATTTACTTGGGTTACTAAAAAAATGAAAGAAGAATTATCTATTCCGTTAGTTACTTCAAATAGAATAAATATGCCAGAAACAGCAGAAGAAATTTTAGCTGAAGGTCATGCAGATATGATTTCTATGGCGCGTCCGTTTTTGGCTGATCCAGAATGGGTAAACAAAGCAGCAGCAGAAAAAGACGATGAAATTAATACCTGTATTGGTTGTAATCAAGCGTGTTTAGATCATGTTTTTGAACAAAAAGTAGCAAGTTGTTTGGTAAATCCAAGAGCTTGTCATGAAACTGAATTAAATTACAATCCAACTGATAAAAAGAAAAAAATAGCCGTAGTTGGTGCAGGTCCAGCAGGTTTAGCAGCTTCAACAGTAGCAGCACAAAGAGGTCATGAAGTAACACTTTTTGATGGAGATGCAGCAATTGGTGGACAGTTTAACATTGCAAAACAAATTCCAGGTAAGGAAGAGTTTTACGAAACTATTCGTTATTTCGGTAAACAATTGAAATTACATAATGTTACTGTAAAATTAAACACACGCGTAAATGCGGAGGATTTAGCTAAAGGAAATTTTGATGAGGTTATTGTAGCAACCGGAATTACTCCAAGAACACCAAGAATTGAAGGAGTTGAGCATAAAAAAGTATTAAATTATATAGATGTTTTAAAGCATAAAAAACCAGTAGGAAAACGTGTTGCTGTAATTGGAGCAGGAGGAATTGGTTTTGACGTTTCTGAATATTTAGCACACGAAGGAGAAAGTACTTCTCTTAATATTGATGCTTGGTTAAAAGAATGGGGAATTGACAAAACGCTAGAAGCGCGTTCTGGTATTGAAGGGATAAAAGCCGAAGCACATCCTTCACCAAGAGAAATCTTTATGTTTAAACGTAGTAAAGGGAAATTTGGAGGAAACTTAGGTAAAACTACAGGTTGGATTCATCGTTCTACATTAAAAAAGAAGAAAGTTCAATTTATAAACGAAGTTCAATACACAAAAATAGATGATGAAGGTTTGCATTATGTTCAAAATGAAGAACAAAAAGTATTAGCTGTAGACAACGTTGTAATTTGTGCAGGTCAATTACCATTTAAAGAATTAGTAGAGCCTTTACAAGCTAAAGGAATAACTACTCACGTAATTGGTGGAGCGGATATTGCTGCGGAGTTAGATGCAAAACGTGCAATTAACCAAGGAAGTAGGCTCGCAGCCGAAATATAA
- a CDS encoding pirin family protein, protein MKTLKTIQHKVGSPLVNMGAIKLRQPLPTKGIENLDPFLLLHHYGPYAISEFNNPFDLGAHPHRGFEPITLLFKGEQLHRDSLGNEMIVKAGDVQWTTAGRGIIHAEGPTKEFVKKGGDLEGIQLWLNLPASKKMIPANYQHLKSEDIPVIENDDKTIQLKVVAGEQNNQKGFIKTQTEVNVFTLKAKEKGVINIHLPKTHQALIYLLDGEVLVNNDTTLKKGATQMLTFNQDGNSIEIKAEKESNLIVLSGEPIKEKVTSWGPYVMNTQTEIMEALRDFQQGKMGYLY, encoded by the coding sequence ATGAAAACATTAAAAACAATACAACATAAAGTAGGAAGTCCGTTGGTTAATATGGGAGCAATAAAATTGCGTCAACCTTTACCTACCAAAGGTATTGAAAACTTAGATCCATTTTTGTTATTACACCATTACGGGCCTTATGCGATAAGCGAGTTTAATAATCCGTTTGATTTAGGCGCACATCCGCATCGTGGTTTTGAGCCAATAACATTACTTTTTAAAGGAGAACAATTGCATAGAGATTCTTTAGGAAATGAAATGATAGTAAAAGCAGGCGATGTTCAATGGACAACTGCTGGTCGTGGAATAATACATGCCGAAGGACCAACAAAAGAGTTCGTGAAAAAAGGTGGAGATTTAGAAGGAATTCAATTATGGTTAAATCTTCCTGCGTCTAAAAAAATGATTCCAGCAAATTATCAGCATTTAAAGAGTGAAGATATTCCTGTAATTGAAAATGATGATAAAACAATTCAATTAAAAGTAGTTGCAGGTGAACAAAACAATCAAAAAGGTTTCATTAAAACTCAGACAGAAGTAAACGTGTTTACCTTAAAGGCAAAAGAAAAAGGTGTCATAAATATCCATTTACCAAAAACACATCAAGCATTAATTTACTTGTTAGATGGAGAAGTTTTAGTTAATAATGATACAACGTTAAAAAAAGGAGCAACTCAAATGCTAACTTTTAATCAAGACGGAAATTCAATAGAAATTAAAGCTGAAAAAGAAAGTAACCTAATTGTGCTTTCTGGTGAGCCAATCAAAGAAAAAGTTACTTCTTGGGGACCTTATGTTATGAATACACAAACAGAAATTATGGAAGCACTTAGAGATTTCCAACAAGGAAAAATGGGATATTTATATTAA
- a CDS encoding MarR family winged helix-turn-helix transcriptional regulator codes for MGDISKDIQSTFKNNKVKALINIKYTANWLSSRENSFFKDFGISPQQYNILRILRGAGDKIKAQTVKERMIERAPNATRLMDKLCEKHLIVRERCEHDKRVVYVTILEEGLTLLTEIDKVSSNLNMLNNLTEKEAEQLSNLLDKIR; via the coding sequence ATGGGAGATATTTCTAAAGACATACAATCAACCTTTAAGAATAATAAAGTTAAAGCCTTAATCAATATAAAATACACTGCAAATTGGTTAAGTAGTAGAGAGAATAGTTTTTTTAAAGATTTCGGTATTTCGCCACAACAATACAATATTCTTAGAATTTTAAGAGGAGCTGGAGATAAAATTAAAGCGCAAACGGTAAAAGAAAGAATGATTGAAAGAGCGCCAAATGCAACACGCTTAATGGATAAATTATGCGAAAAACATTTAATAGTAAGAGAGCGTTGTGAGCATGATAAAAGAGTTGTTTATGTAACTATATTAGAAGAAGGTTTAACTTTACTTACAGAAATAGATAAAGTAAGTTCAAACTTAAATATGCTAAACAATTTAACTGAAAAAGAAGCAGAACAGCTCAGTAATTTATTAGATAAAATTAGATAG
- a CDS encoding glutaredoxin family protein, protein MEVIIYGRKGHAHTVAFKNHLRMSDIPFVYKDVAVDAIAKKHTKELYNGILKYPTIIIDGEVYLTPTSDEFNKIIKEASLK, encoded by the coding sequence ATGGAAGTTATAATTTACGGTAGAAAAGGACATGCACACACAGTTGCTTTTAAAAATCATTTAAGAATGTCAGACATTCCTTTTGTTTATAAAGACGTCGCGGTAGATGCTATAGCCAAAAAGCACACCAAAGAATTATACAATGGAATCTTAAAATACCCAACCATAATTATTGATGGAGAAGTGTATTTAACACCAACTTCAGATGAATTTAATAAAATTATTAAAGAAGCAAGTTTAAAATAA
- a CDS encoding NADPH-dependent FMN reductase gives MKNIIAFAGSNSKNSINKQLATYASSLVENVAVQILDLNDYALPIYGIDEETENGIPANATKFLSLIENSDGIILSLAEHNGSYTVAFKNILDWMSRIDKSIFKNKPMLLMATSPGARGGKTVLETAKNAFPRFGANLVGDFSLPSFFDNFKENEITNEALNSQLKELVAEFKN, from the coding sequence ATGAAAAACATAATTGCATTTGCAGGAAGCAATAGTAAAAACTCAATAAATAAACAATTAGCAACATATGCTTCTAGTTTGGTAGAAAATGTAGCAGTTCAAATCTTAGATTTAAATGATTATGCACTTCCAATTTACGGCATAGATGAAGAAACTGAAAACGGAATTCCGGCTAATGCAACTAAGTTTTTAAGTTTAATAGAAAACTCAGACGGAATTATTTTATCATTAGCAGAGCACAATGGAAGTTATACTGTTGCCTTTAAAAACATACTCGATTGGATGTCTCGTATTGATAAATCTATTTTTAAAAATAAGCCAATGTTATTAATGGCAACATCACCAGGAGCTCGTGGAGGTAAAACTGTTTTAGAAACTGCTAAAAATGCATTTCCTCGTTTTGGAGCTAATTTAGTAGGAGATTTTTCTTTACCAAGTTTTTTTGATAACTTTAAAGAAAATGAAATAACAAATGAAGCTTTAAATTCACAGTTAAAAGAATTGGTAGCGGAATTTAAAAATTAA
- a CDS encoding OsmC family protein, whose translation MDKNVTSTVVLTDKNYLAEAKMRNHFAVIDEPVASGGDDSGPTPVEYLLTAIGGCVSITLRMYAKRKGWDLGKITVNVTQNEQKELIEEISFEKEVTEEQRKRLHVIAGKCPVAKMVKGETAIVTSIQ comes from the coding sequence ATGGATAAGAATGTAACAAGTACAGTTGTTTTAACTGATAAGAATTATTTGGCAGAAGCAAAAATGAGAAATCATTTTGCAGTTATTGATGAACCAGTAGCTTCTGGCGGAGACGATAGTGGTCCAACTCCAGTTGAATATTTACTTACAGCAATTGGTGGTTGTGTTTCAATAACACTAAGAATGTACGCAAAACGTAAAGGTTGGGATTTGGGAAAAATAACAGTAAATGTTACCCAAAACGAGCAAAAAGAGTTGATTGAGGAAATCTCTTTCGAGAAAGAAGTTACTGAAGAACAACGAAAAAGACTCCATGTAATTGCAGGTAAATGTCCTGTAGCTAAAATGGTAAAAGGAGAAACAGCAATAGTTACTAGTATTCAGTAG
- a CDS encoding DoxX family protein yields MKTNKIIYYTATGLLTLLMLFSAGMYFFNHEAVATMFTSFGYPTYIIYPLAVAKILGLVAIWFLKSKTLKEWAYAGFFFDIVLAFFAHYMISDGEQGASVVGLVLVIISYIFSKKVQNG; encoded by the coding sequence ATGAAAACAAACAAAATAATATATTATACAGCAACAGGTTTATTAACACTTTTAATGCTGTTTTCTGCAGGAATGTATTTCTTTAATCATGAAGCGGTAGCTACTATGTTTACTAGTTTTGGTTATCCAACTTATATTATCTATCCTTTGGCAGTAGCTAAAATTCTAGGTTTAGTTGCTATTTGGTTTTTAAAGAGTAAAACGTTAAAAGAATGGGCATATGCAGGTTTCTTTTTTGATATTGTTTTAGCTTTTTTTGCTCATTACATGATTAGCGATGGAGAGCAAGGAGCTTCAGTCGTAGGTTTGGTATTGGTAATTATTTCATATATTTTTTCAAAAAAAGTACAAAATGGATAA
- a CDS encoding T9SS type B sorting domain-containing protein produces MRKNNFILIVLMLLFSWNINSQNNGSPTCEGANPMCSDNNGVKIFPNVTGNSGTASNPTPAYGCLNDSPNAAWFYIKIGQAGDLNFQIVQNTLFDSNGNPIGTALDVDFVAWGPFNTPDNNCNSLSKTCITGTCPDNVSNPGFYLNNLDGTNIVDCSWSTQTEESFTITNTQQGEFYILLVTNWTPAGTAGTPGFIKLEQTNFGVAGAGVTDCSIIAGELGEDQIVCEGTQVELDATPSAGTAISYEWLLDTGSGFNTISGETNATISITTNISGTYQVKIIDEVGNEATDEVEITFVPPPTATQPAPIEICDTDGAGYSFDLTTQTTTIIGTQTGVDVKYYITEADANVNSGEITNFDFTTNTVQQIWARVFNSAIQDNLSCDTVTNFEIRYSVEPTPETASDIIVCDDTTSSSATDGIFTFDQFIDKDVEILGNLSTTEYSVSYHTTQTGAQTDATTDVIDKNTAFTNTTTFNQEIFVRVENIINPSCAVDQSFFLRVLDLPVANPVSTIEKCDATGGTSTTFNFDSEATPQVLLTQSTTNFEVLYFETAQAAIDNVAGTNITGNYTNTAANQTIYVRIHNVSNPDLCPQFTDFQITVFSTPILNTTFEDTTHCENDTFNITIDSTADTFIWQVSTDNGANWNDVVADANYSNETSTALTITDAPSSFNTNQYRVRMFRTGSSCESTSNAITLTLNSLPVLNSIELKQCDDDTDGFSAFNLTEANALISSNYTNETFVYYSDAAYTSVITNDTAYTNTNTPNDIVYVRVTNNTTLCASDIAVNLLITASQVPDTFSENLTMCDDYLDINGNDNANNDDTDGITTFNFEYVRATIEAMFTTQVVTVTFYRNEADALSEANEIVDATNYRNIGYPNMQQIYVRVDNNLDNGCLGLGPYINLTVDTVPVANTINIDNEYELCDDFNDSDDANGIIQSFDLEGQTAAILGTQDPTNFTVTYHESQAEATSGANALTSPYENTVANQQPIYVRITNNTTMCAFDRYTFNLVVNTVPIANSVEDLEICDDDTDGISQNFDLELQTSTILGTQDPANFTVTYHTSLALAQSGAMPITGLFTNTTPNRQTIYTRIEDNTSNCVNASSNFDVIVNPEPLGNPDNNSLDLIDCDTETGNGIIDTIDLESQIPLILGDATVQDPNDFNVTFHLSQADAISGDSPQSTPFTNTNAFTQTIFVRIENKTTFCVNDDVTFDIIINPIPDFEVTTPRSICLNDPQLTLEVENPNGSYSYQWLDPNGNALGTGETQNVTTGGDYSVTATTISGTMCSRTRTITVTESNIATITDDDISIIDDTSNNSITINNENNNLGEGDYEFALVNENGLTIANYQDSPVFEGLEGGIYTIHIRDKNGCGEITHTVAVVEFPKFFTPNNDGIKDTWIIKGVNTTFYPENSVVIYNRQGKVINEFSFSSQGWNGYYKNKPMPSNDYWFKATLIDTKGIVRTRSGHFSLIRR; encoded by the coding sequence ATGAGGAAAAATAATTTCATATTGATTGTTTTGATGTTACTTTTCTCTTGGAACATTAATTCTCAAAATAATGGTTCTCCAACTTGTGAAGGTGCTAATCCTATGTGTTCAGATAATAATGGTGTTAAGATATTCCCTAATGTTACTGGGAATTCTGGAACCGCTTCTAACCCAACTCCAGCTTATGGATGTTTAAATGATTCTCCAAATGCTGCATGGTTTTACATAAAAATAGGACAAGCAGGTGATTTAAATTTTCAAATAGTACAAAATACATTATTTGATTCTAATGGAAACCCAATTGGGACTGCATTAGACGTAGATTTTGTTGCTTGGGGCCCTTTTAATACACCTGATAATAATTGTAATTCTTTATCTAAAACTTGTATTACAGGAACTTGTCCTGATAACGTTTCAAATCCCGGTTTTTACTTAAATAACTTAGATGGAACTAATATTGTAGATTGTAGTTGGTCTACACAAACAGAGGAAAGTTTTACAATTACTAACACTCAACAAGGAGAGTTTTATATATTATTAGTAACAAACTGGACTCCCGCAGGAACTGCAGGCACACCTGGTTTTATAAAACTGGAACAAACTAATTTTGGAGTAGCTGGAGCAGGTGTAACAGACTGCTCTATAATTGCAGGAGAATTAGGGGAAGATCAAATTGTATGTGAAGGTACACAAGTAGAATTAGACGCTACACCTTCTGCCGGCACTGCAATTTCTTACGAATGGTTACTAGATACTGGAAGTGGATTTAATACTATTTCAGGAGAAACCAATGCTACAATATCAATAACAACAAATATTTCAGGAACTTACCAAGTTAAAATTATTGATGAAGTTGGCAACGAGGCAACAGATGAAGTTGAAATTACATTTGTACCACCTCCAACAGCTACACAACCAGCTCCAATTGAAATTTGTGATACAGATGGAGCTGGATATAGTTTTGATTTAACCACACAAACCACAACAATTATTGGCACACAAACTGGTGTTGACGTTAAATATTATATTACGGAAGCAGATGCAAATGTCAATTCTGGAGAAATAACTAATTTTGATTTTACAACTAATACTGTTCAGCAAATTTGGGCTAGAGTTTTTAACTCAGCAATACAAGACAATTTAAGTTGTGATACTGTTACCAATTTTGAAATTAGATATTCCGTTGAACCTACTCCAGAAACAGCTTCAGATATTATAGTTTGTGACGACACAACTTCTAGTAGTGCTACTGACGGAATTTTTACTTTTGACCAATTTATTGATAAAGATGTAGAAATTTTAGGAAATTTATCTACAACAGAATATTCAGTTAGTTACCATACAACACAAACAGGAGCGCAAACAGATGCTACAACTGATGTTATTGATAAAAACACAGCATTTACAAATACAACTACTTTTAATCAAGAAATTTTTGTTAGAGTAGAAAATATAATAAACCCTTCTTGTGCTGTTGACCAAAGTTTTTTTCTACGAGTTTTAGATTTACCTGTTGCTAACCCAGTAAGTACAATTGAAAAATGTGATGCAACTGGTGGCACATCAACTACTTTTAATTTTGATTCAGAAGCTACACCTCAAGTTTTATTAACCCAAAGTACAACAAATTTTGAAGTATTATATTTTGAAACTGCTCAAGCAGCAATAGATAATGTAGCCGGAACAAATATTACAGGAAATTACACAAATACTGCTGCAAACCAAACAATATATGTTAGAATACATAATGTTAGCAACCCTGATTTATGTCCACAGTTTACAGATTTTCAAATAACAGTTTTTAGCACACCAATACTAAATACAACTTTTGAAGATACTACACATTGTGAAAATGATACGTTTAATATAACAATAGATTCAACTGCTGATACTTTTATTTGGCAAGTTAGTACAGACAATGGCGCTAATTGGAATGATGTTGTTGCTGATGCAAATTACAGTAATGAAACTTCGACAGCATTAACAATAACCGATGCTCCTTCTAGCTTTAACACAAACCAATATAGAGTTAGAATGTTTAGAACAGGTAGTTCTTGCGAGTCAACTTCTAATGCCATTACACTTACATTAAATTCGCTACCAGTTTTAAATTCAATTGAATTAAAACAATGTGATGATGACACTGATGGATTTTCTGCATTTAATCTAACAGAAGCTAATGCCTTAATTTCTAGCAATTACACAAATGAAACTTTTGTATATTATTCTGATGCCGCATACACTTCAGTTATAACAAACGACACAGCTTATACAAATACAAACACACCTAATGATATTGTTTACGTAAGAGTCACAAACAATACAACATTATGTGCTAGCGATATTGCTGTAAATTTATTAATTACAGCTTCTCAAGTACCAGATACTTTTTCTGAAAACTTAACCATGTGTGATGACTATTTAGATATCAATGGAAATGACAACGCAAATAATGATGATACAGATGGCATTACTACATTTAATTTTGAATATGTAAGAGCTACAATTGAAGCTATGTTTACAACACAAGTTGTAACCGTTACTTTTTATAGAAACGAAGCTGACGCACTTTCTGAGGCTAATGAAATTGTAGACGCTACTAATTATAGAAATATCGGTTACCCGAATATGCAACAAATTTATGTGCGTGTAGATAATAACTTAGACAATGGTTGTCTTGGATTAGGTCCTTATATTAACTTAACTGTAGATACTGTTCCAGTTGCAAATACTATTAATATCGATAATGAATATGAATTATGTGATGATTTTAACGATAGTGATGACGCTAACGGAATTATACAATCTTTCGATTTAGAAGGCCAAACTGCAGCTATTTTAGGAACTCAAGATCCAACTAATTTTACGGTTACGTATCATGAATCTCAAGCAGAGGCAACTTCTGGAGCTAACGCTTTAACTTCTCCGTATGAAAATACTGTCGCTAATCAACAACCAATTTATGTCCGTATTACCAACAATACAACAATGTGTGCTTTTGATAGATATACATTTAACTTGGTTGTAAATACGGTACCAATTGCAAATTCCGTAGAAGATTTAGAAATTTGTGATGATGATACTGATGGAATTTCTCAAAATTTTGATTTAGAACTACAAACGTCAACTATTTTAGGAACTCAAGACCCTGCTAACTTTACGGTTACTTATCATACATCTCTAGCACTAGCACAAAGTGGAGCAATGCCAATTACAGGGTTATTTACCAACACAACACCAAATAGACAAACTATTTACACTCGTATTGAAGACAATACTTCTAATTGTGTAAATGCTAGTTCTAATTTTGATGTAATTGTAAATCCTGAACCTTTAGGAAACCCAGACAACAACTCTTTAGATTTAATTGATTGTGACACCGAAACTGGTAACGGAATTATTGATACTATCGATTTAGAAAGCCAAATTCCGTTAATTTTAGGAGATGCAACTGTACAGGATCCAAATGATTTTAATGTAACTTTTCATCTTTCGCAAGCGGATGCAATTTCTGGCGATAGTCCACAAAGCACACCTTTTACAAATACAAATGCATTTACGCAAACTATATTTGTTAGAATAGAAAACAAAACCACATTTTGTGTTAATGATGATGTTACTTTTGATATTATAATAAATCCAATACCCGATTTTGAGGTAACAACTCCAAGAAGTATTTGTTTAAACGATCCGCAACTTACATTAGAGGTAGAAAACCCTAATGGTTCTTATTCTTACCAATGGTTAGATCCAAATGGAAATGCTTTAGGAACAGGAGAAACTCAAAATGTTACAACAGGAGGAGATTACAGTGTAACCGCAACAACAATAAGCGGCACAATGTGTTCTAGAACTAGAACTATTACTGTTACTGAATCTAATATTGCTACTATTACCGATGATGATATTAGTATTATTGATGATACTAGCAACAATTCTATAACAATTAATAATGAAAACAATAATTTAGGTGAAGGTGATTACGAGTTTGCTTTAGTTAATGAAAACGGACTTACAATTGCAAATTACCAAGATTCACCAGTATTTGAAGGTTTAGAAGGTGGAATTTATACAATTCATATTCGTGATAAAAATGGTTGTGGTGAAATTACACATACTGTTGCCGTTGTAGAATTCCCTAAATTCTTTACTCCTAATAATGACGGAATTAAAGATACTTGGATTATTAAAGGTGTAAACACAACTTTTTACCCTGAAAATAGCGTTGTTATTTATAATAGGCAAGGTAAAGTAATTAATGAGTTTAGTTTTAGCTCTCAAGGTTGGAATGGTTATTATAAAAACAAACCAATGCCGTCTAACGATTATTGGTTTAAAGCAACCTTGATTGATACTAAAGGTATTGTAAGAACTAGATCTGGACATTTCTCATTAATTAGACGATAA